AAAAAGTGAGGTCAAAATGATGGAAATTTTTAGCTTTCTCCTTTTATTCAACATTTTCAATCTTACCGGAGAAATAATGTCAGAAAACAACGGCACGGACAGAATTATTGATGAAATAAAAGTCGTCGAAATAGTCACAGAAAAAGGAAACATAATTATTGAATTGTATTGTTCAAAGGCTCCTGTCACTGTTGAGAATTTCCTTAAGTACGCCGAAGACGGATTTTATGATGGTTTGATTTTTCACAGAGTTGTAAAGGGATTTGTCGTCCAAGGCGGTGGTTTTCTTCCGGGTCTCGTTCACAAAGAACCGACATATGATCCTATTATAAACGAAGCCGCAAATTCAAAATTGAGCAACATCAGGGGAACCGTGGCAATGGCAAGGACGTCGGACCCGAATTCTGCGACTTCCCAGTTTTTTATTAACACATGCGACAACGACAGGCTGGACTGGGACAAGTGCGCAGACGGATACGGATACTGTGTTTTCGGCAAGGTAACAGAAGGAATGGACATTGTCGACGAGATAGAAAAAACAAGGGTAAAAACTGTGGGACAATTTGAAAATGTTCCTGTAGAAGATATAATAATTGAAAAAATTTTATTACACTAGAAAGGGAGGCATTTATGAATAAAGAAAAATATTCTGAAATCCTAAAAATGGCCATCAGTAATGAAATTGAAGCCTACGATTTTTACAACGGAGTCAGCGGTAAAGTAAAAGACGGATCCTTGAAATCAATATTCTCCGAGCTCGCTCAGGAAGAAAAAAAGCACAGGCAGATTTTAGAGGGATATTTTAACAATCCTTCAAAGCCTCTTGTTTTTAAAGAAACCGCTGACTACAAAGTTTCGGAATCTGTTGAATTGCCTGAGCTGACCATGGACATGCAGCCAAGTTCAGCCATAGCCCTTGCCATGAAGAAAGAAGAAGAAGCGAAAAATCTCTACGAAAAACTTGCCACAGCCAGTAAAGACGATGATCAAGCCAAGACATTCAATGAATTGGCGAACATGGAGAGAGAGCATAAAAGTAAATTGGAGGATGTTTATACGTCCATGGCGTACCCTGAAGTCTGGTGAGAGATATCACCTTAGTTTGAAAAAAATTTATATTTTTATTAGGGGGAATCGTGAGGATAATAAATATTTCTCCTGAATATGAAAATCTCTATTTTTGCTGTCTCGAAGACTGGTCGCAGGAAATGGCCGAGGCGGGTGATCACAAAAAGAAGTGGTTTGATCAAATGAAAGAAAAAGGCTTGAGGGTGAAATTGGCGCAGGACGAATCCGGAGAAATAGGTGGAATGATCCAGTACATTCCAATTGAAAACTCGATGTTTAGCGGCGAAAAATTGTACGCAGTATTGTGCATTTGGGTTCACGGTCACAAAAAAGGAAGGGGAAATTTTCAAAAAAAGGGGATGGGAAAATCTCTTTTGAAAGCTGCGGAAGAAGACGCCAAGAATCTCGGTGCGAAAGGAATGACCGCTTGGGGTATCATTTTGCCTTTTTTTATGAAAGCGTCCTGGTTCAAAAAACAAGGATATAAAACTGTCGACAAAAACGGTTTGATGAGACTTCTTTTGAAAAAATTCGACGATTCCGCAGAATCTCCTAAATTCATTAAACCGATAAAGAAACCCGAAAAAGGGAAAGAAAAAGTAGACGTCACAATATTCAAGAACGGATGGTGCCCCGCTTTCAACATCTGCCACGAAAGGATTTTGAGAGCGATTAAAGATTTTCCGGACAGTGTTCAAATTACCGAATATGACGGCCTGGAAAAACGAACCGTAAATGAGTGGGGAATTTCGGAAGGAATTTTCATTGACGGAAAAGAGTTGAGAACAGGACCTCCGACTTCCTATGATAAGATAAGAAGAAAGATTGAAAACAAAGTCAAAAAGCACAGAGTAAAATAACGTGACAGATCCGGGTGAAGTTTTAAGTAAGATCTCCGGAAAAAGAATTTTAGATGTTGCGGCAGGTTCCGGCGGCAATATTTATCATCTAATCAACTCTCTGAAAAGTTATGAAGAAATAATTGGCGTTGATCTTGAAAATCCAGAAAGCATAAAAACGCCGGATCAGGAAAACATCATCAACAAAAACAATATCAGCTATTTACAAATGGATGCGCATGATCTGGTGTTTGATGACGAGAGTTTCGACATTGTTTCTATCGGGAAATCTCTTCATCATTTGGATTTTCCTGTCAAAGTCTTATCCCAGATGTTCCGTGTGTTGAAAAAAGACGGATACGCTCTGCTCAGTGAAGGGATAGGTCTCCGGTGTGCTCCTGTTTTGCTGGCAGTATGTGAGAAATGATATTATTTATGTATTAAGAAGGTGGAATTATGAAAAAGGTCGGAATAATTATTTGTGCACGCTATTTATCCTGTGGTGGGGGAAAATGCCTAAGGGCGATGAGGGAACGTGTAGGCGGCTTCTCCTGCTATCCGAAGGACGAAGAGCTTCAACTCGTCGGATTTGCCAACTGCGGAGGATGCCCTGGAGGCAACGTGGAATACGTGCCCGAGGAAATGATAAAGAACGGCGTAGATGTAATTCATCTGGCGACAGGCCTTGTTGTTGGATATCCGCCTTGTCCGAGAATGAATTTATTCAAGGAATACATAGAAAAAAAGTTCAACATTCCGGTTGTCATTGGAACCCACCCGATACCAATGAAATATTTTGAAACACACAGGAAACTGTCGTTCTGGAAGAACATGGAATATTCAATAAAGCACCTGTTGGAGGAAGATGACAAAATAATGTCTGATTATAACTGATCGGTAAGTTTTATTCATGAAAAGATATTTACCTTTATTGTTTTCTCTCGGTCTTTTTTTTATTGCTGTATCTGCGATATTTCTGGTTTCAATAAAAGTCAACAACGACAATTTTATTTATGCCCTGGATGATCCTTATATTCACATGGCCATGGCTAAAAATTTATCTCAATACAGCGTCTGGGGAGTTGATAAAACTGATTTTACTTCGTCCTCATCTTCACCCCTGTGGACTTTGTTGATAACCTTTTGTTTTGTCGTGTTTGGCGTAAATGAATTGTCGCCGTTTTTGTTAAATTTGTTCTTCTCCGTAATACTAATTTTGACAATCAATTTTTTTATAATTAAAAATAGAGGGGACTGGCGTTATAATTCATTGATTTTGACTTCTGTAGTCTTTTTCACTCCTCTTTATTCTCTGGTGTTTACGGGTTTGGAACACGTTCTTCATATATTGCTGATTACACTTCTTTTGTTTGTCTCAAAAAAAGTCTTGGTTGAAAATAAAAATGTAATGCGGATTATTCCTATAACGATTTTAGCGGTTGCAACGAGGTATGAAAGCCTGTTCATTATTTTTGTTTTAAGCCTTATACTTCTTGTGAAAAAAAGATATTTGAGTGCTGTTATCTTGCTTATAATCTCAATTTTACCAATTATTGTTTACGGTCTGGTATCAATGGGCATGGGTTGGAGTTTTTTTCCAAATCCCGTGCATCTTAAGGGCAATTTTTCAGGAATGTCGTTCAATGAATTTTCAAAGCTTTTCAACAGACTGATAGAACAATCTATATTAACGCCTCATCTAATGGTTTTATTTTTATCAGCTCTGATCTTTTTGTTATTGGCTAAAAAGGTAAAATACTGTGGAAATTCAATTTTATTGACTGTCTTTGTGTTGACAACAGTTATTCATTTGATTTTTGCCCGTGTCGGTTGGTTTTTCAGATATGAAGCTTACCTTGTTATCATGGGTATTTTAGCTTTGTCCTTAGTTATTTATGAACTTTTTCCTGTGATTCGCAAAACCTGGACAAAAACATCCGGGTTTCAAAAAGCGGTTGTTTTTTTGTCAATCGCAGTGTTTCTTATTCCTCTTGTAAGAAGAGCATGTTTAGGTTTGAATAGAACACATAGAGCCTCGAAAAACATTTACGAACAGCAATATCAGATGGGTCTTTTTGTTAAAGAATTTTATTCAGGTGAAACCGTATTATTAAACGATATTGGGGCAGTATGTTTTCTTTCTGATATAAAATGCGTAGATGTATGGGGAATGGCAAATTATGAAGTTATGTGCCTTAAAAACAAAGGGATTTATTGTACGGATGATTTTGAAAGGCTTGCCAATGAAAATGACGGTAAAATAGCTGTTGTGTATGTGGACTGGTTGGATTTTTTTGGGGGAGTCCCTGATAAATGGATTAAAGTTGGTAAGTGGAGGATAAAAGACAATATTGTCGCGGCGAGAGAAGAAGTTGATTTTTTTGCCTTTGATTCACAAGAAGCTGTAAGACTGAAAAATTATTTAGCGCTTTATAAAAAAAATCTGCCAGAAGATGTCGATCAGACTTTATATTAGATATGCTGGGACATTGAATTGCGCACTGATAAAGAAATAAACAAGCATGGGTTATGAACATCTTTTTGGTCCTGTTCCTTCGAGGCGTTTGAAAATGTCTTTGGGAATTGATCTGGTTCCGAGAAAATTCTGTTCCCTGGACTGCGTGTATTGCGAAGTCGGAAAAACAACTTTTTTGACAACAGAAAGAAAAGAATATTATCCGGTTGAGAAGATACAAAAAGAACTTGAACGCTATTTTACCGACAGCCCTGATCCCGATTACCTGACTTTTTCCGGACAAATAAAAATAACTTTGTTGGACAAAAATTTGTTTTATTCAACAATTGACGGGAACGGCAGAAAATAACTAAGAAAAGCCGATTGACAGTTTCAATAAAGAGCCGTGGACGCAATCAATTTGTTTACGATTTTAGGTGTTGCCGGGTGAAAAGCCTGTTGAAATCCTGTTGAAGAAAATGTGGAAATTATTTTACATGTTCATTATTTTTTCAGTTAAAAAACATAATGAAGACTAATTATCTGTTTCACGACGAAATTTATAAAAAAATTAAAGAAAAAGGTGGTCATTCCTGGGGCGGAGAAGATGAGTTTCGGAAAGCCGTGAGAATTCTAGAAAAAGAAATTCCAAAATTGTCGGAAAAATCAAAAATTTTAGAAATTGGTTCAGGTAACGGTGTTGTTTCGTTTTGGCTCGCGGAAAAAGGATATAAAACCTATGGGATAGACATATCTCCGACGGCGATTGGATGGGCGAAAGAATTGTCAGTTCAAAGAAAAATAATTACTGAATTCAAAGTCGGTTCGGTTACTGAACTTTATAAGCATTATGATGAAAATTCTTTTGATTTTGTCGTTGATGGCTACTGTCTTCACTGCATTATCGGGGATGACAGAAATAAATTACTTTCCGGAGTATACAGATGCCTTAAACCTAGCGGGAAATTTTTGGTTCAGACAATGTGCAACGATCCGAAAGAGGAAAGTTCTCTGGCTTTTTTTGATAAAGACACCCGATGTGTAATTAAAGACGGAATTGCCGGCAGATATTACGGTTCACCTGAAAAAATTAAAGAAGAATTGGTTAATACAGGATTTTGTATAGTTTGTTCTCGCATTGAAAGATTAAACCAGGATACTCTTTTTGTTCTTTGTCAAAAATAAAATTTTTACAGATGTCTGTTAGATTTTAATAATTTTTAATTTGATGATACAAATCAATAAAAAAGAAAAGGGTAGTAACTGTTTATCAAGACATAAAAGTGACGGAGCTTGACTTATTTTGGATTTTGTTAGAATTATATGCTTATTATTTTGTTTAAATCATTAAAGGAGGTTTAAATTGTTCGAAGAAAAATTGTTTGTTGACGGAATTGAAATGGATGTTGTCCCGAGGAATAACTGGATTCCGAGTCCCAAATTCAAGGGCGTTAAAATGATAAATGTTTTAACCGGAAAAGACACAAATGATCTTATGAGTTTTCATATCGTCGAAATTGAACCGGGTCACGAAATAGGAGATCATATTCATGAGGGAAAGACAGAACTGCATGAAATTTTGGAAGGAAATGGCACAGCTGAAGTAAACGGCAAAGAAATAGAATACTCTCCGGGAGTTGTCTCGTTTATTTTAGCCGACACAAACCATAAAATTCTAGCAGGGGATAAAGGACTTGTGCTTTCAGCTAAATTCACACCTGCTTTATGCTGATTTATAGTTATTTTTTCAGCGCAACTCTTTTTTTGTTTGATTCAAATGCAATGTTCTGGAAAATATAAAATCTGTCAATGTGGACAACAGAGAAACGGTTTGCATAAATTATATAAGTATGCGTCTTAATCCTGTTTATCATATTATGAGAATGGTTGATAAAAAGTTGATAAAATGAATTTGTTAAAAATTCATAGATTTATCAACTATTTTAAGTATTTAAAGAATAGTGAAATATGACATTAACCTGGAATGGAATTTTTCTATTAAAAAGAAAATTTGAAAAATCAAAAACGTTTGTGAAAAAAACAACCATGCGATAATATTATTTATATGTAGCAAGACAGCTATTATTAAACATTGGTTTATTATAGTCTATGAATTAGGCAATAACGACCGGCGTTCTGAGAAAAGGGGACAGTGTTTATTTTGTTTTTGTATAACAAAGATATGAAAATCAACAAACTTCTAAAGAATCAACAGGAAAAGTAATGTTATATATTTTTTGCGGACCCTCTTGTTCAGGAAAATCGTCGGCCGCAAGCGCCGTAAGACGAAAATTAAACGCTCAGATATATAGTGGTAAAGATTATTTGTCTCTGGCGAATGAAGAGAATATGGCGTGGTCTGAGTTCAAAAAAATATTAAACATGTCTTTAATGCCACGCTGTAATGTGATTTATATCATTACAGAGAAAGACAAGCTCAATGAATTAAGACAGTGGAAAAATGTGAAAATATGCAGATTTGAAGCTGAATTGAATATACTTGAAGATCGTTTTGCAAAAAGAACAAGCGGAAAATTACCGCAGTTAATTTCTGACATGTTAAAAAAACAAACAACGGTTTGGATGAATGAACCCGCTGACCTAGTTATTGACACTTCAAAATGCTCTGAAGCGTTTGTTTTAGAAAAATTAGAAAAATTTGTAAATTTTTGATTTGCTACTTGATAAATATTTTATTTTTATAATAAACCGATTAATTTCAATATTTCATTGCCTATTTCAATAGCAACCGGATTGTCAATGTTTAATAAAACTATAACTGTGTAACCGTTTTTGATATCTCTTGCATAAAAAGAGGAAACTCCTATAGCTCCGCCTGCCGATCTTGAAAGATTTTGTTGAATCAAAGGATCACCAATTTGTCCTTGGAATCTATTTAGCATAAAATTTGAATATTCTGAGCCCAAAAGTTTATGTGAGCGGAAAACGTTATCGAACTTCAGAATATCCTCAACCGTCGAATATCCTCCGCCGGCCGGAGTTCCCCTCGGTGATAAAATATACGTATTCTCCCATCGCCAACTTAAACCAGTGGAATCGCAGGGATGATGATTAGTATAACCTATAGCCAGGTTTTCTACCGGTCCGTCTCTGTCGTAAGAATCCGTGTTGCTCATTTCTGCGGGTTTGTAGATGTATTCGCGTATGTATTCGAAATAATCTAATCCGCTGACTTTTTCAATTATTGATCCTGCAACTTCGAAACCAATGTTGGAATGCTGAACGCTTGATCCGGGTTCGAAATCAAGTGGAATGTCTTTAATGAATTGCATGTATTGTGAAACAGTGCGCAATTCGTCTTTGTGCTGTAAATAATACTCGTTGTTCCAATAATCACCCCAACCGGATTCCATTGTCAATAAATGTCTTACAGTTACGTTTGCTGATATGTCCTTTGGAAAAAAAGTCAGAAATTTGCCCAGAGGATCGTCTATGCTGATTTCTCCTTTTTTAATTATTTGTAGAATCGCAACGGAAGTAAAAAGCTTGTTCAAAGAACCCAGATTAAATTTTGTGTCAATTCTATTGGGTGCGAAAAATCTTTTATCAGACATTCCAGCGGATAATAATAATAATTGATCACCGTTTTTAGCTATCAAAACGGATCCGGAAAATCTGTTTAACGATTCCTGGTCTGCTAAAAATGTTTTTATTCGTTCAATTGCTTGCGATTCATCCGTTGAATAGGATATCTTTGAATTAGAAGCGAGGGGTAAAGCAATATAAGGTTCAATTCTCATAGAAGATATGTTATTGGGGGACTTCTGTTCCAATGAAATCGAAATTTTAAATTTCTCTCCTTTGGACAAAGAGCGTATAACGAAAGAAATTTCAAAAGAATCGGACAATTCTACTGAAGTTAATTCAAATGGGGAAGCCATGTTTTTGACTTGTTGTAACAATACGCCTCTTGAATTTACTGGAATGGCTTTTTTAAATCCGTCTGTACAATTATGTTCAATAAATTCATTTGGAGAAGTTGAAACCGTGCCGTTTAAAACAGCAATGAGTGAGCCGGCTTTTGAGCCTGCCAAGGTGTCAGGAAAAGTCATGGCTGAAAATTATCTTGTGAAAGAGAAAATGATAAAAACGACAAAATTGAAACACCCTTTTTCATGTCCCATCCTCCCTTTTTCAATTTCTTTTATTTTATCATTTTTATTATAATCATACAATTTTTATTTGCAAATATAATTATTTATGTAAAACGAATCATTAGTTAAGATTTGACGAAGTAAAAGGGTTGTAATACTATTAATCATCTTGTCGAGAGATATCAAACTATGCCGATCAGTGAAAAAACAATAAAAATCCTGCTTAAATATCAAAAAAACGAAATCACCGAACATAACATATATCTTAAACTTGCAAAGCGTGAAAAATCCCCGGAAAACAGAAAAGTCTTCGAAGAAATTTCGGCTGATGAGCTCCGACACTATAATCAATGGCGTGAATATACGAAAAAAGATGTTTCACCGGACAGAAGAAGGATATTCTTTTTCTTTGTTATAAGCCGCCTGTTTGGTTTGACTTTCGGTGTAAAGCTGATGGAACGAGGAGAAGAGAGCGCTCAAACCAAGTATAAAAAACTTATAGATGAAATCCCTGGAGCCGGAATAATCGCTGAAGAAGAGGACAGGCACGAAAATGCTCTGTTGCAACTTTTGGATGAAGAGAGACTCAGGTACACAGGTTCGATGGTACTTGGTTTGAACGACGCTCTGGTAGAACTGACGGGAGCTCTCGCCGGATTCACATTCGCGCTGAGAAACACTAAACTTGTAGCCCTGACGGGTGCCATAACAGGCTTTGCCGCGGCTCTTTCTATGGCAGCTTCAGAGTATCTTTCTAAAAAATCGGATGAAACGGATAAAAATCCTTTCAAGGCATCTCTTTACACAGGATCTGCCTACATCATTACCGTTGTTTTGCTTATCGCGCCGTTTCTTTTACTTAATAATATTTTTATCTGTCTGGCAACAACTCTAATAACGGCAATCGCAATAATTGCCGTTTTCAATTATTATATCTCTGTCGCAAAAGATCAGAAATTCAAAAATCGTTTCATTGAAATGGCAGGCTTAAGTGTAGGCGTAGCTGTTGTAAGTTTTTTCATTGGATACTTACTGCGGGCATTCATAGGAGTAGATCCGTGAAAAAACATCAAATCAAATGTTTATACTGGTCCTGGTTAAATTAATTTGTGTTTTTTATCGGTTTATTTCAATAAAAAACCAGATCGAAACAGTTGATATAAAAAAAGGAAGTGATTCATGAAAAGAAATTTTGTTATTTTTTTCTCGGTAATATTACCGGCGTTTTCATTTGGTCTGAATATTGACGAAACATTTGATGAAATATTTGAGTATTGCGGACAAAATACGTTTGAAGAATACAGATGCGAACAATACATAGTTTTAGCCCAATATGTACAGTCTCTCGGGAATAACGAGGCAATTGCGGCTCTCAGAGAATATGCCGCAGCAAACGAGGAAAGCGAGAAAATCATCATTTTGACAAGAATGTTGTTTAAACCAAAAGACAACACTTCGTTGAGAAGACCTTTAATCGGAGGGGCAATCTTTTTCGGTAACACCGATTATGAGGACTGGCCCAGCGAACCCATAGAAATAATAAACGGCGTTCCTTTTTTGATAACCATGGGATATTGTCTGGGTGGAAGTCCGGAAACTTCTTTACAGTATCTTGAGTACTGCGCGGAAAACGGAGAATGGAATGAATACAGTTATTCCCTGAAAACAGAAGAAGAAATGTCAGAAGCTCTGAACATTCTGCTGAGCAGTCCAAAATGGAACGAACCTCTGTCGGAGTCCGAAGTTCTGTTTTTTGAAAATCAAATTGTGATCGAATAGCCGGATGTTGAATTTCAGGTTGCCGTATTTAGTATGTTAATTTTGCATTTATTATTTTATTGAGTTTAAGAGCAGGGAGAATATGTATGGCAAAGAAAATTCTGACTCACATCTTAGTCTCGTTATTTTTTTCGATTTTGTACTCGCAGGCTCCTTCTCATTGGACGCCGAGCGGAATAGGCGGCGGTGGAGGTCTGTTTTCACCAAGCTTCAGCCCTCACAATTCTGATGAATTTTTTATTGCCTGCGATATGGGGGGGCTGTACAGAAGCATCGACATGGGAGAAAACTGGGACGTTCTCAGTTTCAGCGAGATAAGGGGTGGAGTTTCATCGTGTGTTCGGTTTACAAATAATCCCTCGCTTATATATTGTCTGGGCAATAACGGGAACGGATTCACTCCAAAAAAATCCACGGACGGAGGACAGGTCTGGACGGATCTTTCCGCAGATCCGACGGGAGGGGACGCTTGGTTCATGACAGCGGATCCTATGAATACACAAAGAATTATTATTACGGATTACAGTGATCTTTGGTTTTCAGGCGACGGTGGAAATTCATTTGGCGCCTCTAAATATCACAGTTCTTCAGGAGGAGGGCTTCATGTTGCCGGTGTGTTTTTTGACGGCGTAAATATATTTGTAGGAACCAACACAGGTCTTCTTGTATCAACAGACGGCGGAAGTTCTTTTACAATGAATTCTCTTCCGGGAATTCCATCCGGCCAGGGAATTTTATCTTTTGCCGGAGCCAAAGAAGGCAGTGTCACGAGGTTTTATGCGACATCTGCTGAAGAAAGCGACATTTACGCGGGTATTTCGGGAGGCGATTATTGGGGTATCTGCACAGGTGTTTATTCTATGGACGCTGGGACGGGAAACTGGGTTCAAAAAACCGGGGGTTTGAATTTGTCTCATGATTTTGTTTTTTTTGTCTCTATGTCTATTAATGAGGTGAGCACGGCGTATCTGGCAGGCGGAAATTTCGACGGTGTGCCGGTTGTTTTTAAGACAACTAACGGCGGCATAAGTTGGTCTGAGGTTTTTTTGACAGACAACAACCAGAACATTGTCACCGGATATTGCGGCTATCAGGGCGATTTTGGCTGGTACTGGGCTGAGTGCGCTCTGGGATTTGCCGTTTCGCCTGTCAATTCGGACCTGGTAATGATTACCGACTTCGGATTCGTCCACGTGACATCTGACGGAGGGGTGAATTGGAGACAAGTGTACATCAATCCATATGTACAAAATCCCGCTGGA
This region of candidate division WOR-3 bacterium genomic DNA includes:
- a CDS encoding methyltransferase domain-containing protein, with amino-acid sequence MKTNYLFHDEIYKKIKEKGGHSWGGEDEFRKAVRILEKEIPKLSEKSKILEIGSGNGVVSFWLAEKGYKTYGIDISPTAIGWAKELSVQRKIITEFKVGSVTELYKHYDENSFDFVVDGYCLHCIIGDDRNKLLSGVYRCLKPSGKFLVQTMCNDPKEESSLAFFDKDTRCVIKDGIAGRYYGSPEKIKEELVNTGFCIVCSRIERLNQDTLFVLCQK
- a CDS encoding GNAT family N-acetyltransferase, which translates into the protein MRIINISPEYENLYFCCLEDWSQEMAEAGDHKKKWFDQMKEKGLRVKLAQDESGEIGGMIQYIPIENSMFSGEKLYAVLCIWVHGHKKGRGNFQKKGMGKSLLKAAEEDAKNLGAKGMTAWGIILPFFMKASWFKKQGYKTVDKNGLMRLLLKKFDDSAESPKFIKPIKKPEKGKEKVDVTIFKNGWCPAFNICHERILRAIKDFPDSVQITEYDGLEKRTVNEWGISEGIFIDGKELRTGPPTSYDKIRRKIENKVKKHRVK
- a CDS encoding cupin domain-containing protein — protein: MFEEKLFVDGIEMDVVPRNNWIPSPKFKGVKMINVLTGKDTNDLMSFHIVEIEPGHEIGDHIHEGKTELHEILEGNGTAEVNGKEIEYSPGVVSFILADTNHKILAGDKGLVLSAKFTPALC
- a CDS encoding ferritin family protein: MNKEKYSEILKMAISNEIEAYDFYNGVSGKVKDGSLKSIFSELAQEEKKHRQILEGYFNNPSKPLVFKETADYKVSESVELPELTMDMQPSSAIALAMKKEEEAKNLYEKLATASKDDDQAKTFNELANMEREHKSKLEDVYTSMAYPEVW
- a CDS encoding CGGC domain-containing protein, yielding MKKVGIIICARYLSCGGGKCLRAMRERVGGFSCYPKDEELQLVGFANCGGCPGGNVEYVPEEMIKNGVDVIHLATGLVVGYPPCPRMNLFKEYIEKKFNIPVVIGTHPIPMKYFETHRKLSFWKNMEYSIKHLLEEDDKIMSDYN
- a CDS encoding class I SAM-dependent methyltransferase, with amino-acid sequence MTDPGEVLSKISGKRILDVAAGSGGNIYHLINSLKSYEEIIGVDLENPESIKTPDQENIINKNNISYLQMDAHDLVFDDESFDIVSIGKSLHHLDFPVKVLSQMFRVLKKDGYALLSEGIGLRCAPVLLAVCEK
- a CDS encoding VIT1/CCC1 transporter family protein, whose product is MPISEKTIKILLKYQKNEITEHNIYLKLAKREKSPENRKVFEEISADELRHYNQWREYTKKDVSPDRRRIFFFFVISRLFGLTFGVKLMERGEESAQTKYKKLIDEIPGAGIIAEEEDRHENALLQLLDEERLRYTGSMVLGLNDALVELTGALAGFTFALRNTKLVALTGAITGFAAALSMAASEYLSKKSDETDKNPFKASLYTGSAYIITVVLLIAPFLLLNNIFICLATTLITAIAIIAVFNYYISVAKDQKFKNRFIEMAGLSVGVAVVSFFIGYLLRAFIGVDP
- a CDS encoding peptidylprolyl isomerase: MEIFSFLLLFNIFNLTGEIMSENNGTDRIIDEIKVVEIVTEKGNIIIELYCSKAPVTVENFLKYAEDGFYDGLIFHRVVKGFVVQGGGFLPGLVHKEPTYDPIINEAANSKLSNIRGTVAMARTSDPNSATSQFFINTCDNDRLDWDKCADGYGYCVFGKVTEGMDIVDEIEKTRVKTVGQFENVPVEDIIIEKILLH
- a CDS encoding beta-lactamase family protein, with the protein product MTFPDTLAGSKAGSLIAVLNGTVSTSPNEFIEHNCTDGFKKAIPVNSRGVLLQQVKNMASPFELTSVELSDSFEISFVIRSLSKGEKFKISISLEQKSPNNISSMRIEPYIALPLASNSKISYSTDESQAIERIKTFLADQESLNRFSGSVLIAKNGDQLLLLSAGMSDKRFFAPNRIDTKFNLGSLNKLFTSVAILQIIKKGEISIDDPLGKFLTFFPKDISANVTVRHLLTMESGWGDYWNNEYYLQHKDELRTVSQYMQFIKDIPLDFEPGSSVQHSNIGFEVAGSIIEKVSGLDYFEYIREYIYKPAEMSNTDSYDRDGPVENLAIGYTNHHPCDSTGLSWRWENTYILSPRGTPAGGGYSTVEDILKFDNVFRSHKLLGSEYSNFMLNRFQGQIGDPLIQQNLSRSAGGAIGVSSFYARDIKNGYTVIVLLNIDNPVAIEIGNEILKLIGLL